ATCCTCGAACGCCTGTCAGAGGCGCCCTTCCACCTGGTGGCGCGCGTCGACCAGGGTGAGTTCCTGCTGCGGGTGCGGGTGGCGGACGCCCTGACCAGCCTCGCCGCCTACGCGGTGAGCCTCAAGGAGCGCCTGCCGTCGCGGAAGCACGAGCGGCTCACGGGGCTGGACGACGAGCCCGCGGAATCCGGTGGTGCCGAGGCGGCTGCGGACGCTGTCGACGGCGAAGGGGGGCCCGCCTCCGCGCGGTTGGGCGAGGAGCACGGGCCCCTGGGCGATTCGCTGAGGGCATGAGATCGCGGCCGGACTCCGGGTGCCGGCCGCGCGGAGACCGCGGGAGGGCCGGCCGCCGGCTCAGGCCTGCGACCCGCCACGCGTCTTGCGGCCCGTGGCGGTGCTCACCCCCGGGAAGCCCCAGACACCCATGCGCCGCATGACGTCGCCCTTGGTGAACTGGTAGCGCATCACCCCCACGACATGGACGCCGAGAAGCGCTAGGTAGCCGTAGGCGAGGAGCCGGTGCGCCGTCTGGGCGCGGACGTCCTCGAGCACGGCGGGGATGGTGGCGCCGGGCTGGAGCACCGCGGGCATGAGCCCGTTGGCGATCAGGGCCGCGGCTCCGCTGAGGGCGAGGACGAGCGGAACGAGCAGCGCCAGGGCGTGGACGGCACCGTTGAGTGCCTCGTTCCAGCGCGGCAGGCCCGGCGGCGGCGCCACGGGTCTGCGCCTGGCGAGCACCATGCGTATGGCGGACAGGACGGCGATGACGACCCCGTCGATGAGGTGGGCGGCGTACAGCGCGGCGCGGACGTCCGCGGCTTCGGTGCGCGCCATCACGAGGCCCATGGGGAACATGGCGAGGATCAGCAGGGCGCTGAGCCAGTGAAGCCGCTGCTGTGCGAGGGTGTACTCTTCCGCGAGTCTGGTCATCTCACGCTTCCCTTCCCGATGAGGCAGCGCCGCTGGGCGCTGCCTCGAGGTTGGCTATCAACTTGGTGAACGTGGTCAGCAGGTGGTCGACCTCGGCGTCGCTCAGGTCGCCGAAGGCCATGGCGTTCACGCGCCCCGTGGCGCGCACCACCTCCTCCTCGATCTCTATAGCGCGGTCGGCGAGGCTGACGATCACCTGGCGGCGGTCGGCGGGGTCTTGGCTGCGGGTCACGAGACCGTCGCGCTCCATGCGCTTGAGCGTGTGGGTCATCGTCGACTGATCGATCTGGACGCGCCGGCAGAGTTCGGTCTGCGTGAGCCCGTCCTCCTCGTAGAGGGCGAGTAGCTGGGCGAGCTGACCGGGGACGACGCCCAGCGGCTCGAGCTCGATCCGGATGTTGTGAGCGAGGAGCCTGGCGAGGTGGTTGGCCTGGTACCCGAGGGAGCGTCGCCGCGTGAGCGTGGCGGCTTCACGCGCCGGCGCCGGGCCGCGGCCGGGAGCGTAGGAGGTTGAAGAACTTGGCATGCCAACTATTATACATGGTCAGCCAAGTAAATACCACCGTTCGCGGTCGCTCGACCCGGGGCCGAGGGGTCAGCCTTGATGGTCGGTACGGACTCCGGGGGCCCGGACGGGCGGGGACGAGGTCCTTAGAGGTCCTGCAGCGCGCGCACGGGGAGGGGCCGGCCGTCCGCGCGGGCCGCCGCGGCCGCCGCCATCGCCCCCACCGTCCAACGGGCGGCCTGCAGCGTGGTGACGTACGGCACGCCGTTCTCGAGCGCGCGCCTGGGCTCGGACGTGCGCTCGACGTCGACGAGCAGCCCGTAGTCGGGCTCGACGCCCGGCCCCAGCGGGCCCCGGGCGACCTCGAAGCCCAGGCCGATCAGCTCGGCCCCCAGCTCGTCCAGGCCGCCGCCGATGAGCCTCACGCGGCCAGAACGCGGGAGGTCGGCGCCGGCGCCGAGGGCCGCGCGGTAGTAGGCCAGGTACGGGTCCTCGTCGATGCCCATGCTCTCGCCCGTCGAGCGCATCTCGGGCCCGAGGAATGGCGCGACGCCGGCGAACTTGAGGAACGGCAGCACGACCTCCTTGACGCTGTAGTGGCGCGGGCGGGGCGTGACCGTGAAGCCGAGCTCTACGAGGCTCCTGCCCGCGCTGACCAACGCGGCCAGCTTGGCAAGCGGCACCCCGACGGCCTTGGAGAGGTAGGGGATGGTGCGGCTGGCGCGCGGGTTGGCCTCGACCACCAGCACGTCGTCGCCGCGTACGACGTACTGGACGTTGATCAGCCCCACCACGCCGATGGCCTCCGCCAGCTTGAGCGTGTACTCCTCGATGCGCGCGAGGGCCTCCGGTGCCAACGTGACCGGCGGGGTCACGCAGGCGCTGTCGCCCGAGTGGATGCCGGCCAGCTCCACGTGCTCCATGACGCCGGCCACCACCGTGAGGCGCCCGTCGCGGAGCGCGTCCACGTCGACCTCGGTCGCGCCCGCGATGAACTCGTCGAGCAGGATCGAGGGGTTGTCGGGCAACTCGGCGTACACCTCGGCGAGGTAGGACTCCAGCTCCGCCGCATCATGCACCACGCGCATGGCGCGGCCACCAAGGACGTAGCTGGGCCGCACCATGAGCGGGTAGCCCAGACCCTCCGCGAGCGCGGCGGCCTCCTGCGGGTGAGCGGCCACCGCCCCGCGCGGCTGCGGGATGCCCAGGCGCCGGCACAGGGCGTGGAAGGCGTCGCGGTCCTCGGCCGCGTTGATGGCGTCGGCCGGGGTGCCCCAGATCGGGACGCCCGCGTCCGTCAGCCGCCGCGCCAGTTTCAGTGGCGTCTGACCCCCGAGCTGGACGATCACGCCGTCCGGCCGTTCGTGGTCGACGATGTTGGCGACGTCCTCGAAGGTGAGGGGCTCGAAGTACAGGCGGTCCGCCGTGTCGTAGTCGGTGGAGACGGTCTCGGGGTTCGAGTTCACCATGATGGTCTCGAAACCGGCGTCCTTCAGGGCCCACACGGCGTGCACGGTGGCGTAGTCGAACTCGACGCCCTGCCCGATCCGGTTGGGGCCGGAGCCCAGGATCACGACCTTGCGCTCGGCCGACGGTGGCGCCTCGTCCTCCCACTCGTAGGTCGAGTAGAGGTACGGCGTGTACGCCTCGAACTCGGCGGCGCAGGTGTCGACCGTCTTGTAGACGGGCGCCCCGTCGTGCAGGAGCCGGGCGGCCCGCAACTCGCCGGCCGGCGCGCCCGTCAGGGCGGCCACCTCGCGGTCGGAGAAGCCGATGCGCTTGACCTCGCGCCACCGCTCCCACGTCCACTCGGCCGGGGGCGGTCCCGCCGCGATCTCCTGCTCGGCGAGCACGATCTCCTTGAGTTGGGCCAGGAACCACGGATCGATGTGGGTGTCCTCGAAGAGCGACTGGACGGACCGGCCGCGCCGCAGCAGCTCGAGGACGGCCCCGAGTCGCTGCGGGTTGGCGTGCAGGCGGGCCTCCAGCTCCGCCACACTCAGCCCGGCCGTCTCGCTGCGCACGTCGAGCTCGAGCGAGCGCAACGCCTTCAGTAGCGACTCCTTGAAGGTGCGCCCGATCGCCATGACCTCGCCCACGGAGCGCATCTGGGTGCCGAGGGTGGTCGAGGCGGTGGGGAACTTCTCGAAGGCGAAGCGCGGGATCTTGGTGACCACGTAGTCGATGGTCGGCTCGAACGCCGCCTTGGTCTCCTTCGTGATGTCGT
This genomic window from Trueperaceae bacterium contains:
- a CDS encoding MarR family transcriptional regulator; protein product: MPSSSTSYAPGRGPAPAREAATLTRRRSLGYQANHLARLLAHNIRIELEPLGVVPGQLAQLLALYEEDGLTQTELCRRVQIDQSTMTHTLKRMERDGLVTRSQDPADRRQVIVSLADRAIEIEEEVVRATGRVNAMAFGDLSDAEVDHLLTTFTKLIANLEAAPSGAASSGREA
- the carB gene encoding carbamoyl-phosphate synthase large subunit yields the protein MPRREDIQKILILGSGPIVIGQAAEFDYSGTQACKALRAAGYEVVLVNSNPATIMTDPEVADRTYIEPLTPEFVTEVIRVERPDALLPTLGGQTALNLASKLHELGVLEEFGVELIGANYAAIQKGEDRQLFQQAMSKIGIKTPAGKMVTGLDEALAFVSTIGYPAIIRPSFTLGGTGGGIAHDEAQFRAIVHQGLHDSPVHSVLIEQSVLGWKEYELEVMRDQNDTVVIICSIENFDPMGVHTGDSITVAPAQTLSDKEYQRLRDQSIAIIREIGVDTGGSNIQFAVDPATGDSIVIEMNPRVSRSSALASKATGYPIAKIAALLAVGYHLDELPNDITKETKAAFEPTIDYVVTKIPRFAFEKFPTASTTLGTQMRSVGEVMAIGRTFKESLLKALRSLELDVRSETAGLSVAELEARLHANPQRLGAVLELLRRGRSVQSLFEDTHIDPWFLAQLKEIVLAEQEIAAGPPPAEWTWERWREVKRIGFSDREVAALTGAPAGELRAARLLHDGAPVYKTVDTCAAEFEAYTPYLYSTYEWEDEAPPSAERKVVILGSGPNRIGQGVEFDYATVHAVWALKDAGFETIMVNSNPETVSTDYDTADRLYFEPLTFEDVANIVDHERPDGVIVQLGGQTPLKLARRLTDAGVPIWGTPADAINAAEDRDAFHALCRRLGIPQPRGAVAAHPQEAAALAEGLGYPLMVRPSYVLGGRAMRVVHDAAELESYLAEVYAELPDNPSILLDEFIAGATEVDVDALRDGRLTVVAGVMEHVELAGIHSGDSACVTPPVTLAPEALARIEEYTLKLAEAIGVVGLINVQYVVRGDDVLVVEANPRASRTIPYLSKAVGVPLAKLAALVSAGRSLVELGFTVTPRPRHYSVKEVVLPFLKFAGVAPFLGPEMRSTGESMGIDEDPYLAYYRAALGAGADLPRSGRVRLIGGGLDELGAELIGLGFEVARGPLGPGVEPDYGLLVDVERTSEPRRALENGVPYVTTLQAARWTVGAMAAAAAARADGRPLPVRALQDL
- a CDS encoding cytochrome b/b6 domain-containing protein → MTRLAEEYTLAQQRLHWLSALLILAMFPMGLVMARTEAADVRAALYAAHLIDGVVIAVLSAIRMVLARRRPVAPPPGLPRWNEALNGAVHALALLVPLVLALSGAAALIANGLMPAVLQPGATIPAVLEDVRAQTAHRLLAYGYLALLGVHVVGVMRYQFTKGDVMRRMGVWGFPGVSTATGRKTRGGSQA